TCCTAGGCCTTGGCAAGCAGGGGCCATTttgtgccctgtgtgtgtgtgtgtgtgtgtgtgtgaattaaaAGACTGAGTtccaacagaaaacaaacttgTTTGTTGAATTTGCACTATCAGATATTGGTTTGTTTATCCGTGTCTGTGTTCCTCTCTAACGTGGGTCCCTAAGAGGTGGCTGTTCTGCCTCCCTTTAGGATCCTAAAGCGAGGCCTGGCTAGCGAGAGGAAGGTGGATGGGGTGGGCGGCCATTTTCCAGCTCAGGAAAAACAGACAGCCTTACCCAGCCGTGCGTCATACGTCCTGCACACAAGCAGAGTTGttgaggagaagagaaggagagagactgacTCTGGGCGAGTGTGGGAGGGAGGAATCAGGCTGTAGATCCCAGAGAAAGCCTGGGAAGGGTGAGGCACTCAacatgggaggtgggaggtttgAGGTTCAGGTTCGGAGTGATTCTCAGCCCCCCTGGAAGGAGACTGCAtccatggtggtggtggtggtggggaaccATACAGAAGGCTCACTGATGGCAGAAAGCATCAGGTTCTCCATTTTTCCTGATACCCCTGGAAAGGTCTTACAATCCCTTCCTTTTTCATTAACAATGGCTGTGTCGATCTGTGTTGAGTTTTTGGCAGGGAGAATTAGCAGAGCATCCTGGAAAGGTCACAAGAATTTCCATGGGAATTTAATTAAACCTTAAATCTCATTAGATGTTTACAGATGTGATGAAATTATATTATATCcaccttgaaaataaaagaattagtaTTCTGAAAATGAAGTCACGTGCTCACTTAGCTGGAGGGAGACAAAAGTGGGATTTGATTTACTTTTTCCAAACTCCTAATCAAGTACTCCATACAATGAATTggatgaaagaaaacattaccttttaaaatatctatttgatTTTGTTCTCCAGGAAGCTGGTGAATATTCATATCAAATTTGCTATTAACCCTGTGTGTTTGCTCAAATATTGCTTCATTTAAGCTCTATGACCTTGttaaataggaaacaaaacaaaacagtagaaatCTTTTCTTATAGGTAAGTGGGGCCATAAGACTTCTCCAGAGTCATACAGATTACACCTGGGGGATAAGCACTTGAGTCTACGATCTCCTTCCCGTATGCAGTAAATTGGATTTCTTGCTTATAGTGAAGGGGTGCTATGAAGGCCATCCTCCAATGCTCAATGGAGATGTATTAGGAAGGTATAGAACTAAGTGGGGTCAGAAGTTTCCAATTTCACTTCTATGGGACCTTGGGTGAGTTACCACTCTTGGctcaatttgagaaaaaaataaaatataagctctGTAAAGTACATTTTTGCCCAAATTTTGGTTTTGATCATGCCGTAGGAGGAAGTAAAGTTGTAACGGCAGGAGGACTTCTATTGACATGAGTTTGCTGGGCTCTGTCAATGTCAGAAACCATAGGCTGGTGCTCAGGACACGGGAAAAACTGATTTTGTGTGTGCCCCCAGCCAGGTATGATCAGCAAAGTTCTGGAAGTAGATAACCGTACAGCGACCATACATTTCATTCTTCTGGGATTTCCAACACGGCCGGCCTTCCAGATGTTGCTCTTCCTCATGTTCCTGGCAGCATACCTGCTGACCTTGCTAGAGAACGCTCTCATTATCCTGGCCATTCGCAGCGATGGGAAGTTGCACAAGCCCATGTACTTCTTCTTGAGCAATCTTTCCTTCCTGGAGATGTGGTATGTCACAGTCATCAGCCCCAAGATGCTGGTAGACTTCCTCAGCCATGATAAGACCATCTCCTTCAATGGCTGCATGACTCAACTTTACTTCTTTGTGACCTTTGTCTGCACGGAGTACATCCTTCTTGCTGTCATGGCCTTTGACCGCCATGTTGCCATTTGTAATCCACTACGCTACTCAGTTATCATGACCAACCAGCTGTGTGGTACATTGGCTGGGGGATGCTGGCTCTGTGGGCTCGTGACTGCCATGATTAAGATGGTGTTCATAGCCCGACTCTACTACTGTGGCACACCCCACATCAATCACTACTTTTGTGATATTTCTCCGCTCCTCAATGTCTGCTGTGAGGACTCCTCACAGGCTGAGCTAGTAGACTTCTTCTTGGCCCTCATGGTCATTGCCGTCCCCCTTTGTGTAGTGGTGGCATCTTACGCCTCCATTCTCAGCACCATCCTCAGGATCCCTTCTGCACAGGGCCGCCAAAAGGCATTTTCCACCTGCGCCTCTCACCTGACAGTTGTAATCCTCTTCTATTCCACAACCCTCTTCACCTACGCCCGCCCCAAGCTCATGTATGCCTATGATTCCAACAAAGCGGTGTCTGTGCTCTACACTGTCATTGTCCCCCTCCTCAACCCTATCATCTACTGTCTGAGGAATCGTGAAGTAAAGGCAGCCCTCAAGAAGACCATACTTTGCAAAGGAAGTGGGCCCACGGAAGATGTGGCTTTGAGtaattaaaaatgtacagaatCCCTTAAGGCCTGAGTCAGGAGCACATGAATCCACACCCCACACCTTGTCCATCAGCCTCCAGTACTTCAACACTGATCCCCTGTGTTTGCGTGTCTGTGCATGCATGAACATGGCTGAAGAGCCAGATCCCCGAGAGGTAGCCTCTTCTAGCTCAGCAGAcaagttttaaacattttccaaGAATTATTTGAAATGAGGACATATTTTGTTCTTCCACTAACATGCGGAGTCCATAAGAGCATGGATTTGTCTGTCTACTAATGTGTCATCTGTGCATTCAGCTCTGTCACATAGGAGGtgtttaatacatatttgtaGAAGGGATAATTGAATAAATAGACATTTGAACACAGAAGATGAAAATGGGAATTGTAAAAACATTTTGACATTTTGGCTCTTCctgttcctccctttctcccatctttctttccgttctccctctttttcttcttcccttctaacTCTGTCCCATCTTCCCTC
The window above is part of the Mustela erminea isolate mMusErm1 chromosome 17, mMusErm1.Pri, whole genome shotgun sequence genome. Proteins encoded here:
- the LOC116575803 gene encoding olfactory receptor 6Y1, with the protein product MISKVLEVDNRTATIHFILLGFPTRPAFQMLLFLMFLAAYLLTLLENALIILAIRSDGKLHKPMYFFLSNLSFLEMWYVTVISPKMLVDFLSHDKTISFNGCMTQLYFFVTFVCTEYILLAVMAFDRHVAICNPLRYSVIMTNQLCGTLAGGCWLCGLVTAMIKMVFIARLYYCGTPHINHYFCDISPLLNVCCEDSSQAELVDFFLALMVIAVPLCVVVASYASILSTILRIPSAQGRQKAFSTCASHLTVVILFYSTTLFTYARPKLMYAYDSNKAVSVLYTVIVPLLNPIIYCLRNREVKAALKKTILCKGSGPTEDVALSN